A stretch of Mus caroli chromosome 5, CAROLI_EIJ_v1.1, whole genome shotgun sequence DNA encodes these proteins:
- the Fam222a gene encoding protein FAM222A isoform X1, whose protein sequence is MLACLQRTQNPPGQHLACPSKSLDLRKCESVASSMHSSRYPSPAELDAYAEKVANSPLSIKIFPTNIRVPQHKHLSRTVNGYDTSGQRYSPYPQHTAGYQGLLAIVKAAVSSSAHAPAGHPKSVLKSVEGKRTKLSPATVQVGIAPYPVPSTLGPLAYPKPPEAPAPPPSLPAAATTTSVIPLPGQGLPLPPSNLPSIHSILYQLNQQCQAPGAAPSACQGVAVPHPSPAKHGPVPNFPNLAYSATAGLPDCRKGTELSQGATPALTLAGATKPAGYAEGGLDYLLWPQKPPPPPPQPLRAYSSSTVAGKSQSPETCGGRAFERANGSPHNCGMGLPGSFTVGQYFAAPWNSVLVTPTSDCYNPAAAAIVTELAPGAARELAGPPGDALSGLTSKSVCNTAVLSSSLQSLEYLINDIRPPCIKEQMLGRERGPSANKKFLLGFQQRALQSSRVIHGVSIHNLPVPRSKVPHPPPTNPGEDRPDSTLPEASGLPAPPMPPFLLTLPLPTHPPF, encoded by the exons GCGAGTCAGTGGCCAGCTCTATGCATTCCTCGCGCTACCCCAGCCCAGCGGAGCTGGATGCCTACGCAGAGAAGGTAGCCAACAGTCCCCTGTCCATCAAGATCTTCCCTACCAACATCCGAGTGCCGCAGCACAAGCACCTGAGCCGCACGGTCAATGGCTATGACACCAGCGGCCAGCGTTACAGCCCCTACCCTCAGCACACCGCGGGCTACCAGGGCCTGCTGGCCATCGTCAAGGCCGCCGTCTCCTCGAGTGCGCATGCGCCAGCCGGCCACCCCAAAAGCGTGCTCAAGAGCGTGGAGGGCAAGCGGACTAAACTGTCGCCGGCCACCGTGCAGGTGGGCATTGCGCCCTACCCAGTACCCAGCACCCTGGGGCCCTTGGCCTACCCGAAGCCACCCGAGGCACCTGCACCACCGCCCAGCCTGCCTGCAGCAGCCACTACCACCTCTGTGATCCCTCTGCCCGGCCAgggccttcccctccccccctccaacCTACCCTCTATCCATAGCATCCTGTACCAGCTCAACCAGCAATGCCAGGCCCCGGGTGCTGCACCAAGCGCCTGTCAGGGCGTGGCTGTGCCCCACCCCAGTCCAGCTAAGCATGGCCCGGTCCCCAACTTTCCCAACCTGGCTTACTCGGCCACAGCCGGTCTGCCAGACTGCCGGAAGGGCACAGAACTGAGCCAGGGAGCCACCCCAGCCCTGACACTGGCTGGGGCCACCAAACCTGCAGGGTATGCAGAAGGTGGCCTGGATTACCTGCTGTGGCCACAgaagccacccccacccccaccccagccactgCGGGCCTACAGTAGCAGCACGGTAGCCGGCAAGTCCCAGTCCCCAGAGACTTGTGGCGGGAGGGCCTTTGAAAGGGCCAACGGGTCGCCCCACAACTGCGGCATGGGGCTGCCCGGCAGCTTCACCGTGGGCCAGTACTTCGCTGCCCCTTGGAACAGTGTTCTGGTGACACCTACCAGTGACTGCTACAATCCAGCAGCTGCTGCCATAGTGACAGAGCTGGCACCAGGAGCCGCCCGGGAGCTAGCCGGGCCTCCTGGAGACGCACTCTCCGGCCTGACCAGCAAGAGTGTGTGTAACACAGCGGTGCTGAGCAGCAGCCTCCAGTCGCTGGAGTATCTCATCAATGACATCCGGCCACCCTGCATCAAGGAACAGATGCTGG GCAGGGAAAGAGGACCTTCTGCCAACAAGAAGTTCCTTCTGGGTTTCCAGCAGAGGGCGCTCCAGTCATCCCGTGTCATACACGGGGTCTCTATCCACAATCTCCCAGTCCCTAGGTCCAaagtgccccaccccccaccaactAATCCAGGTGAAGACCGCCCTGACTCCACACTCCCAGAGGCCTCAGGACTACCAGCCCCCCCCATGCCCCCGTTCCTGCTGActctccccctacccacccaccctcccttcTAG
- the Fam222a gene encoding protein FAM222A isoform X2 has protein sequence MLACLQRTQNPPGQHLACPSKSLDLRKCESVASSMHSSRYPSPAELDAYAEKVANSPLSIKIFPTNIRVPQHKHLSRTVNGYDTSGQRYSPYPQHTAGYQGLLAIVKAAVSSSAHAPAGHPKSVLKSVEGKRTKLSPATVQVGIAPYPVPSTLGPLAYPKPPEAPAPPPSLPAAATTTSVIPLPGQGLPLPPSNLPSIHSILYQLNQQCQAPGAAPSACQGVAVPHPSPAKHGPVPNFPNLAYSATAGLPDCRKGTELSQGATPALTLAGATKPAGYAEGGLDYLLWPQKPPPPPPQPLRAYSSSTVAGKSQSPETCGGRAFERANGSPHNCGMGLPGSFTVGQYFAAPWNSVLVTPTSDCYNPAAAAIVTELAPGAARELAGPPGDALSGLTSKSVCNTAVLSSSLQSLEYLINDIRPPCIKEQMLGKGYETVAVPRLLDHQHAHIRLPVYR, from the coding sequence GCGAGTCAGTGGCCAGCTCTATGCATTCCTCGCGCTACCCCAGCCCAGCGGAGCTGGATGCCTACGCAGAGAAGGTAGCCAACAGTCCCCTGTCCATCAAGATCTTCCCTACCAACATCCGAGTGCCGCAGCACAAGCACCTGAGCCGCACGGTCAATGGCTATGACACCAGCGGCCAGCGTTACAGCCCCTACCCTCAGCACACCGCGGGCTACCAGGGCCTGCTGGCCATCGTCAAGGCCGCCGTCTCCTCGAGTGCGCATGCGCCAGCCGGCCACCCCAAAAGCGTGCTCAAGAGCGTGGAGGGCAAGCGGACTAAACTGTCGCCGGCCACCGTGCAGGTGGGCATTGCGCCCTACCCAGTACCCAGCACCCTGGGGCCCTTGGCCTACCCGAAGCCACCCGAGGCACCTGCACCACCGCCCAGCCTGCCTGCAGCAGCCACTACCACCTCTGTGATCCCTCTGCCCGGCCAgggccttcccctccccccctccaacCTACCCTCTATCCATAGCATCCTGTACCAGCTCAACCAGCAATGCCAGGCCCCGGGTGCTGCACCAAGCGCCTGTCAGGGCGTGGCTGTGCCCCACCCCAGTCCAGCTAAGCATGGCCCGGTCCCCAACTTTCCCAACCTGGCTTACTCGGCCACAGCCGGTCTGCCAGACTGCCGGAAGGGCACAGAACTGAGCCAGGGAGCCACCCCAGCCCTGACACTGGCTGGGGCCACCAAACCTGCAGGGTATGCAGAAGGTGGCCTGGATTACCTGCTGTGGCCACAgaagccacccccacccccaccccagccactgCGGGCCTACAGTAGCAGCACGGTAGCCGGCAAGTCCCAGTCCCCAGAGACTTGTGGCGGGAGGGCCTTTGAAAGGGCCAACGGGTCGCCCCACAACTGCGGCATGGGGCTGCCCGGCAGCTTCACCGTGGGCCAGTACTTCGCTGCCCCTTGGAACAGTGTTCTGGTGACACCTACCAGTGACTGCTACAATCCAGCAGCTGCTGCCATAGTGACAGAGCTGGCACCAGGAGCCGCCCGGGAGCTAGCCGGGCCTCCTGGAGACGCACTCTCCGGCCTGACCAGCAAGAGTGTGTGTAACACAGCGGTGCTGAGCAGCAGCCTCCAGTCGCTGGAGTATCTCATCAATGACATCCGGCCACCCTGCATCAAGGAACAGATGCTGGGTAAGGGTTATGAGACGGTGGCTGTGCCCCGGCTGCTGGACCACCAGCACGCCCACATCCGCCTACCTGTCTACAGATAA